Proteins from a genomic interval of Pseudomonas versuta:
- a CDS encoding AAA domain-containing protein encodes MDTVRARLASLIEFVKQTALMQKRPALTVSQHNTFSASEEKLRSLPGVSLDVHVGDEDEIWLRLERLHETRPPAPLSPLLGVWIELKGTPQVEPALKHRVAREALRASGVLTEPATLTGTPGSEEPVEDEWINLEDCLEAGEIKAQLKSYSQTAWRMWAQEEKQRRKSIELYAELFLLVQQMQGNLGDAQLELVWGMGVSTWEHPEVGVIHYPLISQLVEIDINPDSMALEVRPRVAEPRLEVDAYVAADIAGVGALDKLAKDFFKKDQAGISPFNPSSYDPVIRSASSLLDAQGQFLPMTIADGDRSVPKAAEHLCVTDTWTLFARARDSNMFIEDLGRFDAGIEDLDHLPPALQAILTEPSNVLEEVVLPPFRGLSYVSGTQGTDAAASKVHELYFPKPYNDEQVQIIQLLEVHDGVVVQGPPGTGKTHTIANVISHYLANGKRVLVTSMKDPALAVLQDKLPEDIRPLAISLLSSEADGMKQFEFAIQKISAEVQRIDRALYKREIGQIDDEINTLHGQISAVDREITQWAERNLSELEIDGERLSPTHAALQVAAAQDEINRFADRLGIGAEHRALFTLQDIIALREARLELKDALSYLGQKVPQLADFPDAQTLIQVHQDLAQESQLQHKESIGEVPRLLDCSGPTLEQAQALLEHIGHLQALRTAITAAQQGWVPAMQAWLMRNGNSDVLALFDSLKVEIEDTLAGRKAFVARPVSLPFELHTQPEVLAAIDNLAQGRRPFGLSGLIGKGSQKQLLDTIVVLGSKPQSEQDWAHVQGFVHFQLHSRTLLLRWNALAAEMPLPVFEADAEQLPAAARAIEQFDDIVRAERWQTRAQTELRQLLPEWPQVNNLRTDEAVLGQGESILRHHLMRQRLAATWVIKETFNKALAGCGGAVSERLQGFLDLSLGQPGVQVAEIQVQWSALMDQLRGVLALKDALNTVQQVTAVIAQSGGLIWAARLREEPCTGPVDALLPDNCLEIWRLSRLASYLDSIDGREDLKRLFKLRAELELSLSRLYQDAVVKRTWLRLSENATPSVRAALELYRTAIRKIGKGTGVRAGRYRQDARLAADVAISAIPCWIMPHYRICESLPAQYGAFDLVIIDEASQSDLSALPALLRAKKVLVVGDDKQVSPDGIGMEEERVQNMMTRFLGNQVGLYRPLMSPERSLYDLFKVVFAKSGTMLREHFRCVAPIIEYSKREFYNHELKPLRLPLMTERLDPPLIDLLVMDGMKKGKLNLGEANVIVEEIRRLIDLPQIAGRSIGVVSLLGAEQAQTIMQILTRELGEEVITRFQISCGDARTFQGKERDVMFLSLVASPGDCFANSRDSIAQRFNVAASRARDRMYLVRSVELTDLSAVDALRRGLIEHFETPFTQDAEQVSDLRELCESGFERDMYDELTRRGYRVIPQVGVGAYRIDMVVEGDNDSRLAIECDGDRFHGPDRWDSDMRRQRILERAGWRFWRCFASAFTLNRQLIIDDLLSTLKAMNIEPCSGEGAAPSIHVERRQVYGFQRAGGEGAVRPYDHRPAKDPFLFWVPDGPATIDPQPDLSAPQMA; translated from the coding sequence ATGGATACAGTACGTGCACGTCTCGCCAGTCTGATTGAGTTCGTCAAACAGACCGCGCTCATGCAAAAGCGCCCCGCGTTAACCGTCAGCCAGCACAACACATTCAGTGCCAGTGAAGAAAAACTGCGCTCATTACCGGGTGTCAGTCTGGATGTTCACGTGGGCGATGAAGATGAAATCTGGCTTCGGCTCGAGCGTTTGCACGAGACCCGGCCACCTGCGCCGCTCAGCCCGTTGCTGGGGGTGTGGATTGAGCTCAAGGGCACGCCGCAAGTCGAGCCTGCGCTCAAACATCGGGTGGCGCGCGAGGCGTTGCGCGCCAGTGGCGTCCTGACTGAACCCGCAACGCTCACCGGCACCCCGGGCAGTGAAGAGCCCGTGGAGGATGAGTGGATCAATCTGGAAGACTGCCTGGAAGCCGGTGAGATCAAGGCTCAGCTCAAGTCCTACAGTCAGACTGCCTGGCGAATGTGGGCGCAAGAAGAAAAGCAGCGGCGCAAAAGTATCGAGCTCTACGCTGAACTGTTTTTGCTGGTGCAGCAGATGCAGGGCAACCTGGGGGACGCACAGCTGGAGCTGGTGTGGGGCATGGGCGTTTCGACGTGGGAACATCCCGAGGTCGGCGTCATCCACTACCCGCTGATCAGTCAACTGGTCGAGATCGACATCAACCCGGACAGCATGGCGCTCGAAGTGCGCCCGCGGGTCGCCGAGCCGCGTCTTGAAGTGGACGCCTATGTGGCCGCTGATATTGCCGGGGTCGGTGCCCTGGACAAGCTGGCCAAGGATTTTTTCAAGAAGGACCAGGCGGGAATCAGCCCGTTCAACCCTTCCAGCTACGACCCGGTGATCCGTTCGGCATCGTCATTGCTCGATGCCCAGGGGCAGTTCTTGCCGATGACAATTGCCGACGGGGACCGCTCTGTGCCCAAGGCTGCCGAGCACTTGTGCGTCACTGATACCTGGACCCTGTTTGCCCGCGCCCGCGACAGCAATATGTTTATTGAGGACCTGGGCCGCTTTGACGCCGGGATCGAGGACCTCGATCATTTGCCGCCTGCATTGCAGGCGATTTTGACCGAGCCTTCAAACGTGCTTGAGGAGGTGGTTCTGCCGCCGTTTCGCGGCTTGTCCTATGTCAGCGGCACCCAGGGTACGGACGCAGCCGCGTCAAAAGTGCACGAACTGTACTTCCCCAAACCCTACAACGACGAGCAAGTACAAATCATCCAGTTGCTGGAGGTGCACGACGGAGTTGTGGTGCAAGGCCCGCCCGGCACCGGCAAGACCCACACCATCGCCAACGTCATCAGTCATTACCTGGCTAATGGCAAGCGGGTGCTGGTGACCTCCATGAAGGATCCGGCGCTGGCCGTGTTGCAGGACAAACTCCCCGAAGACATTCGTCCGCTGGCGATCAGTTTGCTGAGCAGCGAAGCGGACGGCATGAAGCAGTTCGAGTTCGCGATCCAGAAGATTTCGGCTGAGGTTCAGCGCATTGACCGGGCGCTGTACAAGCGCGAAATCGGCCAGATTGATGACGAAATCAACACGCTCCACGGTCAGATATCCGCCGTTGATCGTGAAATCACCCAGTGGGCCGAGCGTAATCTTTCAGAGCTGGAAATCGACGGTGAACGTCTGAGCCCCACCCATGCCGCGTTACAGGTGGCCGCTGCCCAGGACGAAATAAACCGCTTTGCTGACCGGCTCGGCATCGGCGCAGAACATCGTGCGCTGTTTACCCTGCAAGACATCATCGCCTTGCGCGAGGCGCGGCTTGAGCTCAAGGATGCGCTGTCTTATCTGGGGCAAAAAGTGCCGCAACTGGCCGATTTTCCGGATGCGCAGACATTGATTCAGGTCCATCAGGATCTGGCGCAGGAAAGCCAGTTGCAACACAAGGAAAGCATCGGCGAAGTGCCGCGACTGCTGGACTGCAGTGGGCCGACCCTGGAGCAGGCCCAGGCCTTGCTCGAACACATCGGCCACTTGCAGGCCTTGCGCACCGCTATCACGGCTGCGCAACAGGGCTGGGTGCCCGCCATGCAGGCCTGGTTGATGCGCAACGGCAACAGTGATGTGCTGGCGCTTTTTGACAGCCTGAAGGTCGAAATCGAGGACACCCTCGCCGGGCGCAAAGCCTTTGTGGCACGACCGGTGAGCCTGCCGTTCGAGCTGCACACCCAGCCCGAGGTACTGGCCGCCATCGATAACCTGGCCCAGGGGCGCCGTCCATTCGGGTTGTCCGGCCTGATCGGCAAGGGCAGCCAAAAGCAGTTGCTGGACACCATCGTGGTGCTCGGCAGCAAGCCGCAAAGCGAGCAGGACTGGGCACATGTGCAAGGCTTCGTGCACTTTCAGCTGCACAGTCGCACCTTGCTGCTGCGCTGGAACGCGCTGGCCGCCGAAATGCCGCTTCCGGTGTTCGAGGCCGATGCCGAGCAACTGCCGGCGGCTGCCCGGGCGATTGAGCAGTTCGACGATATTGTGCGCGCCGAACGTTGGCAAACCCGTGCTCAGACCGAACTGCGCCAGCTGCTCCCGGAGTGGCCACAGGTGAACAACCTGCGCACTGACGAGGCGGTACTGGGCCAGGGTGAAAGCATTTTGCGTCATCACCTGATGCGCCAGCGGCTGGCAGCCACCTGGGTAATCAAGGAAACCTTTAACAAGGCACTGGCCGGTTGTGGCGGTGCAGTGAGCGAACGCTTGCAAGGGTTTCTGGACTTGAGCCTTGGCCAGCCGGGCGTACAAGTGGCTGAGATACAGGTGCAGTGGTCCGCGCTGATGGACCAGTTGCGCGGCGTCCTGGCGCTCAAGGACGCCCTCAATACGGTGCAGCAGGTGACCGCGGTTATTGCCCAAAGCGGGGGCCTGATCTGGGCTGCCCGGTTACGTGAAGAACCGTGCACCGGGCCGGTGGATGCCTTGCTCCCGGATAACTGCCTGGAGATATGGCGCCTGAGCCGGCTGGCCAGTTACCTGGACAGCATCGACGGGCGCGAAGATCTCAAGCGGCTATTTAAATTGCGCGCAGAGCTGGAGCTGAGCCTGTCGCGCCTGTATCAGGATGCGGTGGTCAAGCGGACCTGGCTGCGACTGTCAGAAAACGCTACCCCCAGCGTCAGGGCTGCGCTGGAGCTGTACCGCACGGCCATTCGCAAGATTGGCAAGGGCACCGGCGTGCGGGCCGGTCGTTATAGACAGGATGCGCGACTGGCTGCCGATGTGGCGATTTCGGCGATCCCGTGCTGGATCATGCCGCACTACCGGATCTGCGAGAGCCTGCCAGCGCAGTACGGTGCGTTCGACCTTGTGATTATCGACGAAGCCTCGCAATCCGACCTGAGCGCGCTACCGGCCCTGTTGCGGGCCAAAAAAGTGCTGGTAGTAGGCGACGACAAACAGGTTTCCCCTGACGGTATCGGCATGGAAGAGGAGCGGGTGCAGAACATGATGACGCGCTTTTTGGGCAATCAAGTCGGGCTCTACCGACCGTTGATGTCACCTGAGCGTTCGCTGTACGACCTGTTCAAAGTGGTGTTTGCCAAGAGCGGTACCATGCTGCGCGAGCACTTTCGCTGTGTGGCGCCGATCATCGAGTATTCCAAGCGCGAATTTTATAACCACGAACTCAAGCCTCTGCGCCTGCCGCTGATGACCGAGCGTCTGGACCCGCCGCTCATTGATCTGCTGGTCATGGACGGGATGAAAAAGGGCAAGTTGAACCTCGGTGAAGCCAATGTGATTGTCGAGGAGATCCGTCGTTTGATCGACCTGCCACAGATCGCCGGGCGCAGTATCGGCGTGGTCTCGCTACTGGGGGCAGAGCAAGCGCAAACCATCATGCAAATACTGACCCGGGAGCTGGGCGAAGAAGTCATCACCCGGTTCCAGATCAGCTGTGGCGATGCACGTACTTTCCAGGGCAAGGAGCGCGACGTGATGTTCCTTTCGCTGGTCGCTTCCCCCGGCGACTGTTTTGCCAACAGCCGCGACTCGATTGCCCAGCGTTTCAACGTGGCGGCGTCCCGGGCGCGGGACCGCATGTACCTGGTGCGCAGTGTCGAGCTGACCGACCTCAGTGCGGTCGACGCTTTGCGCCGTGGTCTGATTGAGCACTTCGAAACGCCCTTTACTCAGGATGCCGAACAGGTCAGCGATTTGCGCGAGTTGTGCGAGTCCGGTTTTGAACGCGACATGTACGATGAACTGACCCGGCGCGGCTACCGAGTGATTCCGCAGGTCGGCGTTGGCGCGTACCGCATAGACATGGTGGTCGAAGGCGACAACGACAGTCGCCTGGCAATCGAGTGTGACGGCGACCGCTTCCACGGCCCCGACCGCTGGGACAGCGACATGCGCCGCCAGCGCATTCTGGAACGTGCCGGGTGGCGTTTCTGGCGCTGTTTTGCATCGGCCTTCACCCTCAATCGGCAGCTGATTATTGATGACCTGCTGAGCACCTTGAAGGCAATGAATATCGAACCGTGCAGTGGTGAAGGCGCAGCCCCGAGCATTCATGTCGAGCGGCGTCAGGTGTATGGATTCCAGCGCGCCGGCGGGGAGGGTGCAGTGCGCCCTTACGACCATCGTCCGGCCAAAGATCCGTTCCTGTTCTGGGTGCCGGATGGTCCGGCAACCATTGATCCCCAACCGGACCTGTCTGCCCCGCAGATGGCCTGA
- a CDS encoding TerD family protein: MAVSLSKGGNVSLTKEAPGLTEVIVGLGWDPRVTDGTEFDLDASVFIVGESGKVLNDGSFVFYNNKTSPDGNVVHQGDNRSGAGEGDDEQINVNLAGLAQEAKKLAFAVTIHEADGRKQNFGQVSNAYIRVLNKADNKELARFDLSEDASTETAMVFGELYRNGEEWKFKAIGQGFAGGLAPLASNFGVNLG, from the coding sequence ATGGCAGTAAGTCTGAGCAAGGGCGGCAACGTCTCCCTGACCAAAGAAGCACCTGGCCTGACAGAAGTTATTGTTGGCCTGGGCTGGGATCCTCGCGTCACTGACGGTACCGAGTTCGACCTCGACGCCTCGGTGTTCATTGTTGGCGAGAGCGGCAAAGTGCTGAACGACGGCAGCTTTGTGTTCTACAACAACAAGACCTCACCGGACGGCAACGTCGTGCACCAGGGCGACAACCGCTCCGGTGCTGGCGAGGGTGACGATGAGCAAATCAACGTCAACCTGGCGGGCCTGGCACAAGAAGCCAAGAAACTGGCTTTCGCCGTGACCATCCATGAGGCTGATGGCCGCAAGCAGAACTTCGGTCAGGTATCGAACGCTTACATCCGCGTACTGAACAAGGCGGATAACAAAGAGCTGGCACGTTTTGACCTGAGCGAAGACGCCTCCACCGAGACCGCTATGGTCTTCGGCGAGTTGTATCGCAATGGCGAAGAGTGGAAGTTCAAGGCAATCGGCCAGGGTTTTGCAGGCGGTCTGGCACCGTTGGCATCGAACTTTGGCGTTAACCTGGGCTAA
- a CDS encoding TerD family protein, with protein sequence MALSLSKGGNLSLSKEAPGMTKVLVGLGWDARSTDGQDFDLDASAFLLKADGKVRADSDFIFYNQLKSTDGSVEHTGDNRTGEGDGDDEAIKIDLSKVPAEIDKIAITVTIHEADARKQNFGQVRNAFIRLVNQDNNNEVVRYDLAEDASTQTAMIFAELYRNGAEWKFRAVGQGFNGGLKPLAESFGLKF encoded by the coding sequence ATGGCACTTTCCCTTTCCAAAGGTGGCAACCTGTCCCTGTCCAAAGAAGCTCCGGGGATGACTAAAGTCCTCGTGGGTCTGGGCTGGGATGCTCGCTCCACCGATGGTCAAGACTTCGACCTGGATGCGAGCGCTTTCTTGCTCAAGGCTGACGGCAAAGTACGCGCTGACTCCGATTTCATTTTCTACAACCAGCTCAAAAGCACCGACGGCTCGGTTGAGCACACCGGCGATAACCGCACCGGTGAAGGCGACGGCGACGACGAGGCGATCAAGATCGACCTGTCCAAAGTGCCTGCCGAGATCGACAAGATCGCGATCACTGTGACCATCCACGAAGCCGACGCTCGTAAGCAGAACTTTGGTCAGGTGCGTAATGCCTTCATCCGTCTGGTCAATCAGGACAACAACAACGAAGTTGTTCGCTATGACCTCGCAGAAGATGCCAGCACCCAAACCGCAATGATCTTTGCCGAGCTGTATCGCAATGGCGCCGAGTGGAAATTCCGCGCAGTAGGCCAGGGCTTCAACGGTGGCCTCAAGCCATTGGCTGAAAGCTTCGGCCTGAAGTTTTAA
- a CDS encoding TerC/Alx family metal homeostasis membrane protein translates to MENTAIGFPPTTIAVFVALAVIALAIDLFTHKSDKPVTLTNAAVWSVFWVLISLAFAGYLYYAHGPSVASLFVTGYALEKVLSVDNLFVFMAIFAWFKVPDALRHRVLYWGIIGAIVFRLIFVAIGTGLLAFGPWVEVLFAVVVAWTAIMMLRSKEEDEEEDYSKHMAYRFAQKLFPVWPKLHGHNFFVSRKELEKEITKPQNKGMSLAAKGTLFATPLFLCVVVVEVSDILFAFDSVPAVIAVSREPLIVYSAMMFAILGLRTMYFVLEALKRYLVHLEKSVIALLFFIAGKLALNATDHLFGHGYEIDPNTSLIVVLVVLAIGVVASIMFPGKEEPSDVKNDTNA, encoded by the coding sequence ATGGAAAACACGGCAATTGGCTTTCCGCCAACTACCATCGCTGTATTTGTGGCGTTAGCGGTCATTGCTCTGGCAATCGACCTGTTCACCCACAAAAGCGATAAACCGGTCACGCTGACCAACGCCGCCGTCTGGTCGGTGTTCTGGGTGCTGATCTCGCTCGCATTTGCGGGTTACCTGTACTACGCCCACGGCCCAAGTGTGGCCAGCCTGTTCGTGACCGGTTATGCGCTGGAAAAAGTGCTCAGCGTCGACAACCTGTTCGTGTTCATGGCGATCTTTGCCTGGTTCAAGGTGCCAGATGCGCTGCGTCACCGCGTTCTGTACTGGGGCATCATCGGTGCCATCGTCTTCCGCCTGATCTTTGTGGCAATCGGTACTGGCCTGCTGGCGTTCGGTCCCTGGGTCGAAGTGCTGTTTGCGGTGGTTGTGGCCTGGACCGCAATCATGATGTTGCGCAGCAAGGAAGAGGACGAAGAGGAGGATTACTCCAAGCACATGGCCTACCGCTTTGCGCAAAAACTGTTCCCGGTCTGGCCGAAGCTGCACGGACATAATTTCTTTGTTTCGCGCAAAGAGCTTGAAAAAGAGATCACGAAGCCGCAGAACAAGGGAATGAGCCTGGCTGCCAAAGGCACCTTGTTCGCGACACCGTTGTTTCTGTGTGTGGTAGTGGTCGAGGTATCGGACATCCTGTTCGCCTTCGACTCCGTACCTGCAGTGATCGCAGTGAGCCGTGAACCGTTGATCGTGTATTCGGCCATGATGTTCGCCATTCTTGGCCTGCGGACCATGTACTTCGTTCTCGAAGCGCTGAAGCGCTACCTGGTTCACCTGGAAAAATCGGTTATCGCGCTGTTGTTCTTTATCGCCGGCAAGCTGGCCTTGAACGCAACCGACCACCTGTTTGGCCATGGCTATGAAATTGATCCAAACACCAGCCTGATCGTGGTGTTGGTGGTACTGGCCATCGGTGTTGTGGCCAGCATCATGTTTCCCGGTAAAGAAGAGCCATCCGACGTTAAAAACGATACGAACGCTTGA
- a CDS encoding tellurite resistance TerB family protein: MLEWLKTNATAARDKLSAEVSKFKNREFMEAVVSGCALVAAADGNISSDEKQKMVGFIQNSNELKAFDVKDVIKSFNEVCAKFEFDQQIGRAEALKSIGQLRKKEDAARLLVRVCCAIGSADGNFDESERAACRTICNELGLNPGDFDL, translated from the coding sequence ATGCTCGAATGGCTGAAAACCAATGCAACCGCTGCCCGTGACAAGCTTTCGGCGGAAGTCAGCAAATTCAAGAACCGCGAGTTCATGGAAGCCGTGGTTTCCGGATGCGCGCTGGTGGCTGCTGCCGACGGCAACATCAGCAGCGACGAGAAGCAGAAGATGGTCGGGTTCATCCAGAACTCCAATGAGTTGAAGGCTTTTGACGTCAAAGACGTGATCAAGTCCTTCAATGAGGTCTGTGCCAAGTTTGAGTTTGATCAGCAGATCGGTCGCGCAGAAGCCCTGAAGTCGATCGGTCAGTTGCGTAAAAAAGAAGATGCTGCCCGTCTGCTGGTGCGTGTTTGCTGCGCAATCGGCAGTGCCGACGGCAACTTCGATGAAAGTGAGCGGGCTGCTTGCCGCACTATCTGCAATGAGCTGGGGTTGAACCCTGGCGATTTTGATCTCTGA